From Ignavibacteria bacterium, one genomic window encodes:
- the arr gene encoding NAD(+)--rifampin ADP-ribosyltransferase — translation MDSTSDGIEYYHGTKAELNVGDLIEPGFRSNYGSRRQALYVYLTATLDAAVWGAELAQGEGAGRIYVVEPTGSIEDDPNLTDKKFPGNPTRSYRTKDPLRVVGEISEWQGHTHELLTTMKDNLDRLRELGVEAIEE, via the coding sequence ATGGACAGTACGTCTGATGGAATTGAATACTATCACGGCACCAAGGCCGAACTGAACGTCGGCGACCTCATAGAGCCGGGGTTTCGTTCGAACTACGGTAGTCGAAGACAAGCACTTTACGTTTATCTCACGGCTACGCTCGATGCTGCTGTATGGGGTGCTGAACTCGCTCAAGGGGAAGGGGCTGGCAGGATCTACGTCGTGGAACCAACCGGTTCTATTGAAGATGATCCCAACCTCACCGACAAGAAGTTTCCGGGCAATCCAACACGCTCATATCGAACGAAGGATCCGCTTCGCGTAGTTGGCGAGATATCAGAATGGCAGGGACATACTCATGAACTACTCACAACGATGAAGGATAACCTGGATCGCTTAAGAGAGCTCGGGGTTGAAGCGATTGAGGAGTAA
- a CDS encoding slipin family protein: MQLLPILGIILLILISGLRIAQEYQRAVVFRLGRFRSIKGPGLYWLIPFIDRQQCVDIRTKTVDLEQQETITKDSVTIKVNAVLWFKITNAEDAIIKIADYNKAVYQFSVTALRNIIGQHTLDEVLREREQINGTLQKIVDSTTEPWGIKIEMVEMKDVEIPEAMQRAMAREAEAIREKRARIVKAEAELEASIKLTQGAKEMEGSPIALELRRMQMLSEIGIDNNTTTVILMPSDFTNAAKSFTEMVTMNKQNAGQ; encoded by the coding sequence ATGCAACTGCTACCGATTCTCGGAATCATCCTTTTGATTCTCATTTCTGGACTACGTATTGCTCAAGAATACCAACGTGCCGTCGTTTTCCGACTCGGACGATTCCGCTCGATCAAAGGTCCGGGGCTTTATTGGCTCATTCCATTTATCGACAGACAGCAGTGTGTTGATATTCGAACAAAGACGGTGGATCTTGAACAACAAGAAACGATCACCAAGGACAGCGTAACGATCAAGGTCAACGCAGTGTTGTGGTTTAAGATTACGAATGCTGAAGACGCCATCATCAAAATCGCCGACTACAACAAAGCCGTGTATCAGTTTTCGGTCACTGCTCTGCGGAACATCATCGGCCAACACACGCTTGACGAAGTACTGCGTGAACGAGAACAGATCAATGGTACTCTGCAAAAGATCGTTGATTCAACAACCGAGCCCTGGGGAATCAAGATCGAAATGGTCGAAATGAAGGACGTTGAGATCCCTGAAGCGATGCAGCGTGCGATGGCAAGAGAGGCTGAAGCTATTCGAGAAAAACGTGCACGGATCGTAAAAGCTGAGGCCGAATTGGAGGCTTCGATCAAATTGACCCAAGGTGCAAAGGAAATGGAAGGCAGTCCAATTGCACTAGAGCTTCGACGTATGCAGATGCTTTCCGAGATCGGTATTGATAACAACACCACAACTGTCATTCTTATGCCGTCCGACTTTACAAACGCCGCAAAGAGTTTTACAGAAATGGTCACCATGAACAAGCAAAACGCTGGTCAATAG
- a CDS encoding DUF4256 domain-containing protein, which translates to MAQNSAKKISSSQREELLAILESRFVNNMKRHKGLVWTDVLARIKASPEKLWSLNEMEITGGEPDVVGYDKGTGEYIVVDCSAESPSGRRSLCYDRKGLESRKEHHPENTAIDMATSMGVELLTEAQYRDLQKLGRFDAKTSSWLLTPPPIRDLGGAIFGDFRYGTVFVYHNGAQSYYGSRGFRGALRV; encoded by the coding sequence ATGGCTCAGAACAGCGCAAAGAAAATCTCCTCATCGCAACGCGAAGAACTACTTGCAATTCTTGAATCTCGCTTTGTAAATAACATGAAGCGACATAAGGGACTTGTCTGGACCGATGTGCTTGCCCGCATTAAGGCCAGCCCAGAAAAGCTGTGGTCACTCAATGAAATGGAGATCACAGGGGGAGAGCCAGATGTTGTAGGCTATGACAAAGGCACAGGTGAGTATATCGTGGTTGACTGTTCTGCGGAGAGTCCGAGCGGACGTCGCAGTCTATGTTATGATCGGAAGGGGCTTGAGTCGCGCAAAGAACATCACCCCGAAAACACGGCCATAGATATGGCCACGTCAATGGGTGTTGAACTCCTCACCGAAGCTCAATACCGAGATCTTCAGAAGCTTGGTCGGTTCGATGCTAAGACATCCAGCTGGCTGCTCACTCCCCCGCCCATACGCGACCTCGGCGGCGCCATCTTTGGCGACTTCCGCTACGGCACCGTATTTGTCTATCACAATGGTGCGCAGTCCTACTATGGCAGCCGTGGCTTCCGTGGCGCACTAAGAGTCTAG
- a CDS encoding DUF2200 domain-containing protein, whose amino-acid sequence MEVTPEHIARVAKLTFASVYPHYVAKVERKGRTKDELHQVIQWLTGFDLEQLQALIDDKATFDTFFQRARLHPNAALITGVICGYRIEDIDDPLTRQVRYLDKLVDELAKGRPMEKILRNPKL is encoded by the coding sequence ATGGAAGTCACACCAGAGCATATTGCCCGAGTTGCGAAATTGACCTTTGCCTCCGTCTATCCGCATTACGTTGCGAAAGTTGAAAGAAAGGGCAGAACAAAAGATGAATTGCATCAGGTGATCCAGTGGCTCACGGGATTTGACCTCGAGCAACTGCAAGCACTCATCGATGACAAAGCAACTTTTGACACGTTCTTTCAAAGAGCAAGGTTGCATCCAAACGCTGCACTGATCACAGGGGTGATATGTGGCTATCGAATCGAGGACATTGACGATCCACTCACAAGGCAAGTCCGGTATCTGGATAAGCTTGTAGATGAATTGGCGAAGGGTCGCCCCATGGAGAAGATACTCCGCAACCCAAAGCTTTAA
- a CDS encoding VOC family protein: MKRVTSIGGIFFKCKDPKKVREWYHTHLGLNTNQYGSVFEWRHATDSSKKGFSQWSPFGEKTKYFEPSTKEFMINYRVENLIGLVEELKKEGVTIVDTVESYDYGKFVHIMDIEGNKIELWEPNDVEYEKLGTQLGTETTK, translated from the coding sequence ATGAAGCGAGTAACAAGCATAGGCGGAATCTTTTTTAAGTGCAAAGACCCGAAGAAAGTGAGGGAGTGGTATCATACACACCTTGGCCTGAACACCAATCAATACGGATCCGTGTTTGAATGGCGTCACGCAACCGACTCTTCGAAAAAGGGGTTTTCGCAATGGAGTCCGTTTGGTGAAAAGACCAAGTACTTCGAACCATCAACAAAGGAGTTTATGATAAACTACCGCGTTGAGAATTTGATTGGACTTGTTGAGGAGCTAAAGAAAGAAGGCGTTACGATAGTCGATACCGTTGAATCATACGATTACGGCAAGTTTGTCCACATCATGGACATTGAAGGAAACAAGATTGAGCTGTGGGAACCGAATGACGTTGAATACGAGAAGTTGGGAACGCAGCTTGGAACAGAAACAACTAAATAG